The window CTTCCGCTACTACTCCCCCGAGCTCGGTCGGTATCTCGAGAGCGACCCCGTCGGCATCGCCGGTGGGCTCAACCTCTACGGCTATTGCTGCGACAGCAACCCGCTGCGTGACGTCGACCTCCGTGGGCTGACCAAGCGCTGCCCACGCCGGCGCAGTGAGGACGGTGCCGCTGAGGAAGGTGCAGACGCCGAGCGGGCGGCGATGGAGGACGCCTTCCGCCAGATGGACCTGAGCGACCCCGACGACCGCGCAACGGCGCGCATGAACCTCGAGGAGCACGGCATCGACCCCGAGGGGATTCTCACACCAGCCCGCAACCTCGACCCGAACTGCGTCGCTCAGCTCAACGATCCCTCCCGCAGACCCGTCGTTACCCGGCGTACGGACGGCGCTTTGGTCGCAACTATCAGCCACGGCCCGAGGGCCGGTGAGACCACCACGGTCATCCGCGGCCACGATGCGGGAACCACGCGGGACGGTGTCACGCGTGATGACAACGGATTCGTCGTCTTGAACAGCCGCTTCGACACTGTGCTGGACGACTCTCATCTGGGCTCTGGGAACGCGCAGAACCGAGGCGGTCACTTCGAGGCCGCAAACCAGAACCTCGCGAACGCCCTTCGCGCCGACCCTGGCCTCGCCGACCGAATCGGTCTATCAGAAGCTCAAGCCGCCCACTTCCTCAGAGAGCCTACACCAACTGACCTCCCATCAGACATGACGTGGCATCACCACCAGGACGCTGGCCGAATGCAACTCGTCTCGAGAGCCGAACACCGCGCGGCGTGTCCGCACAGCGGTGGCATGTCAATCTGGGGCGGAGGCTATGACAATTAGACTAACGGAGAGACATACCGATGGGAGAAAACGTCAACTGGATCAGATACGCTGATGTTCAACCTGCAACGAGTGACGAAGTTCAACGTGCTGAAGCCCTTCTTGGAGTAGAGTTTCCGCACTCCGTATCAGAGCTTCTGATGAAGCATCAGGGCATGAAGGTCGACCCGAGTATCGTGACTACCAGGCGAGGTCGACGCGTGTCAGTCGGCAGCTTGGTTTACGTATCCTCGCCGAACGAAAGCGATGCTCAACTCACACTTCAAGCATGGGTCGAGACGATGAGACGTGGCGGATATCCGAGGCTTGTGATCCCCATCTTCGACACGGGAACACAGTCTCACGTTGCACTAGACTACAGGGACGATCCATCCTCTCCGACGATCGCCTATGTATACCCGGATGGAGACGCAGTCGAGACCGGATACTGGCGCATCGAACAGGTTGCCGAATCATTCGATCAACTAATGGACAACCTCGACTACGATCGATAGGTTGAGGTGGCAGCAACGCGCACATGAGGCGTCACTCTAAGGCAACGTGAACGGGTGTACCTCACAGTATGACCCCGAATCTGACCCATGAGTGGCACGCTGACCATCGCAGTTCATGCGCTACGAGCGCTGCGAGCGGGCGCGCATTGAGAACTGAATAGGGCGAGCGAACTGGGCTAAAGCGCGGGACGCTGGCGGCGCGTACACGCAGGCACCTGCGACCAGGAGTCTGACCCAGCTCGAGCGAGCGGCTGGTGGGCGTCGTGGACTACGCGGAGCGCACGCTGCGCGTGGAGTGGGACCGCGAGGGGCTGCTGCGCTCTGTGGTGTGGCTGACGCCCGAGGGACAGCGGCAGCTGCTGGTGTACGAGTACGACCGCTACGGGTTCTTGCTGGGCGGCAAGGACGCTTACGGCAAGGCGTTTGCGTTCAGCTACGACGACGCCGGCTACATGACCCGTAAGGTCAACCGGCGCGGGCACGCCTTCGAGTACGCGTACGACGGCGCCGGGCGTTGCACGCGGGCGCGCGGCGAGCACGGCGAGGTGGCGCTGCTGCTGACGTACCTGCCCACGAAGCAGTGCACGCTGGTGACGCACGAAGAGAACGGCGCGCAGTGGTGGTACCGGTACGAGCCCACGGGGACGCTGCTGGAGATTGAAGACCCGTACGGCGGCATCCGGTCGTTCCAGCTCGACGAGCGCGGGCAGCCTGTGGCGGAAGTGGACGCGACCGGACAGGTGTACCCGTACGTGCGCGACGCGGCGGGTGCGGTGCTCGGCAAGCGCGACCCCACGGGGCACGTGCGCCCGCTGGACGCGGCCCCGCACGAAGTGGCTGCGGCGCTCGAGTACGAAGGCCCCGAGGTGGCGCTCGAGTGGGAGCACGGCCGGCTGGTGCCGTTGGGCTTCGACGTGCCGTGGTCGGGCTCATTGCCGCCGCAGGTGCCGGCCGCGGCGCGGGCCGCGCTGGCGGGGGCGGAGGTGGCGGGGGTCGAGCGGGAACATCGCGACGCGTTCGACACGCTGGTGCGCGTCGAGAAGTCGATGGGCGGCGAGGTGCTGCGGCGCACGTACCGCTACGACGGCACCGGGAACCTCGAGCGCTACACGGACTTCGACGGGGGCACGTGGGAGTACGTGTTCCGGGAGTGGACGGCGTGTGTGGAGGCGCACGACCCGCTGGGCGGGGTGACGCGCTTCGAGCGCAGCGGCTGGAACGACCTGCTGGGCGTGGTGGACCCCGGCGGCACCGAGAGCCGCTACGAGTACGACCTGAAGCGGCGGCTGGTGACGGTGCAGCGCCACGACAAGGTGCGCGAGCGCTACACGTACGACGCGGTGGACCGGCTGAGCGCGAAGCTGCGCGGGGACGGCACACCGCTCGTGCAGTACACGCACGGGCCGGGCGCGCTGCTGCAGAAGCGCGCGACGTGCGACGGGCAAGAAGAGACGTTCGAGCACGACGCGCGGGGGTACAAGACGCTGGCCGCGAACGCAGCGGGGGAGTGCCGCTTCGAGCACACGGCGGCGGGCCGTCGCAAGGCGGACCTGCGCGACGACGAGGGCGTGCGTGTGCGCTTCGCGGGCGAGCGCGTGCTGGGCATCCAGACGCTGGGCGTGGGGGTGCAGTACCACTACCCGAGCGGCGACACCGTGCTGGTGGTGGACCCGACCGACCGGGTGCACCGCGTGCAGCGGCTGGGCGCGGGCATCGTGCAGCGGGACCTCGCGAGCGGCGTGACGGAGGTCTCGCAGCACGACGGGCGCGGGCACTGCCTGAGCAAGACGCGCTTCCGCGGTGGGGCGGACCGCGTGGAGCGCCCGTGGACGCGCCGCTTCTGGCGCTCGGGTGAAGGGGACCTCCGAGCGCGGGAGGATTCGCTGCGCGGGACCACGCGCTACGCGTACGACGCCGCGCACCGGCTCGCGACGGTCACGCACGCGGACGGACGGCAAGAGGCGTACACGCACGACGCGGCCGGCAACCTGCGCGCAAAGCCGGGCCTGCGCGACGCGCACGTGGGCGGGCGCGACGACGGGCTGGTGCAGCTGGACCGCGGCAACCGGCTGTACCGCGCGAACGGCGACCGGTTCGAGTACGACGAGCGGGACCACGTCCAGTCTCGGTCGGGAACGTGGGGCAAGCTGGTCTACGAGCACGACGCGCTCGACCGCTTGCGGCGCATCTCGTTCGCGGCGGCCGAAGCGGGCGAGGCCTACCCGCCGGGACACCCTGCGTACGGGCTGGAGATACACCGCTACGGCGCGCCTGAGACGGTGTGGGAAGCGGACTACGACGCGCTCGGCCGGCGCACCGAGGTGCGCGCCTATGGACGCGACGCGGACGGCGCGCGGGTGTGCGAGCGCAGCCGGTTCTGGTGGTACGGGGACAGGCTGGCCGCGGAGGAAGGTCCGACGGGGTCACTGCGTGTGTATGTCTACATCGACGAGCGCGCGCTGGTGCCGTTCATGGCGGTGGACTACGCGTCGCGCGAAGAAGCCACCGAGCGCCCAGAGGATGGCGAGCGCTACTACTACTTCACCGACCACCGGGGCTGCCCCGAGCGCGTGGAGGACGACGATGGCGAGGTCGTGTGGGAAGCCACCGTGCATCCGTACGGCGAGTGCGAAGTGCACGTCGGCGCGGACTTCCACCAGCCGCTGCGCTTCCCTGGGCACTACCACGACGCGACCACCGGCCTGCACTGCAACCGGTTTCGGTACTACTCGCCCGAGCTCGGGAGGTATCTCGAGAGCGACCCCATCGGCATCCAGGGCGGGCTCAACCTCTACGGCTACTGCGCCGACGGGAACCCGCTGCGGGATGTCGACTTGCGCGGGCTCAGTGGTTGCCCGGACGATTGTCCTCCCCAGGCCACTCCGGAGGGGGGCGCGGACAGCGAGGGAACGGGTGCGGACCAGACAGCGACATCCAGCGATGTTCCCCCGTCGAGGCGAAGTCTCGATGACATGGGCGAGGCCGAACTCCAAGAGCACTGCCGAGCTCGGGCCGACGAATTACGAGCAGAAATCGAACGTCAATACGACGCTCGAACTGCGAACAATTGCACTGTTTGCGTCGCTGTCGTCGAGCCATCCAATGGTGGACGACGGCGAGTGGTCGTGACGACAAGTCGCGACGACGGACGACTTCCCCCGCGTGCACGTGGCGCCCTCCAAGACGGTGAATCGAACCCACCAACGCGCCCGGCGCTTCGCGAGCGCCAGGGGCAGCTAGTTGAAGTAGACCCCGACACAAACGATACCATTGGGGGATACACGCGTGGAAACGCAAACAACGACTACAGCGGAGACACTCGGCACCATGGCGAGCAGCGCGCCCTCTACGGCGGTGCTATGAGCGAGGGAGAGCGCGTCGTTGCTGCATCGCACAGCAACTTGGGCGGATGCTGCCCAGGCTGCCGTCGCGCGATGGGAAGCGATGCAGATGTCATTGATCCGGCGCGCCGCTAGTAACCAGGAGAAGAACGAACATGGATCAAGTCAACCCGACCGCCCGATTGACGCCGCGCAATGAGTTGGCGTACTTGGTATGTGCGGTAGAGCACGTCCTCATAGCCGCGGACGCCGTCGAGAGTGTTCCCCGCGAACTTAGGTTGGGTCTGTTTCAGCAGACGATGCAGCTGGCTAGAACGTTCATCGAGCAAGACGTCTGGAATGACGACGAGGCACAACGCCTGACAAACTCTCTCAACGAAGCGTGGGAGAACATACGCGCGCAAGCTACGTCTTCACTGCTTCATCTCGTCTCGGCAATGTCCATTCTCCTGGAACGTAATGGAGGGCGCCATCCGCGGTCTCGCAACGTTCTGAATCATCTGGAGGCCTACGTAGAGTTGGTCGACCCGGACGACGAGGGCGCCGGTGAGGAGGGGGAATGGCAAGAACGGGTCCTTGCTCTATTTATTCAGGAGACGCCCGGAACAGGTGTGGTGAACGCCGAGTCAATGGTGCGTGAGAAGCTTCCATGGATGGATCGCTATGCGGACGACTATTCACGCTAGAGCAGTGCCGACGCAGACACTTCTGGGTGCTCATCGACCCTGGACGACACGTCCTGTTCGAGTACACGAGGAACCACACCAACGACACCGTCGACTCGCTTCTCGCGGGCTATGAGGGCCATCTCGTCGCCGACGCGCACGTGGTCTACGACCACCTCTACGACCGAGGTGATGTCGTCGAGGTGAACTGTTGGGCGCACAGCCGGCGATACTTCTTCAAGGCGATGGCGTCGGACCCGGAGCGCGCGGGCGAAGCACTGCGCATGCAGGGGCTGCTGTTCAAGATCGAGCGCAGCATCAAGGACGCCCCGCGCAAGAAGCGTGAGGCCATCCGCGCGAAACACTCCGCACCCGTCGTCGAGCGCTTCTTCTCCTGGTGTGACGCCGAGTGGGAGCGTGCGCTCGAAGACACGCCGATGTACGCCGCCCTGCGCTACGCCCGCAACCGACGCCGCGCACGTGAACGCCTCCTTCACCTCCCTGACCGCGAGCTGTCGCATGGTCGGCGTCGAGCCGTGGGAATACCTGCGCGACCTCTTCTGCCTGCTCCCCAGCTGGCCCGCGCACCACGTGCTGGACCTGGCGCCCGTGCACTGGGCGATGACCCGCCAGCGCGAAGATGTCGCCGCGCTCCTCGCGGCAGATCCGTACCGCGCCGCTACCCTCTGACCGACCGGTCGGCCCCGACGGGTCACGAGCGGTCCGTCAAGGACCCACGGCGGGACGATCACGCGAATCGTACGAAGGAAATCCCTGGTAAGAAATGGCATCTCTCCAAGAAATTCAGGCATTTGCACTTTCAACACTCGATACAATGACGAATGGGCGTATCGACGTACACATTCGCCAACGAATGTGGGCGTCTCTCGGACCCGTCACGGATGAGAAGCGTCTCAAGACGGCTGCGGACATGACGCTCGGCCACCGTGCCAGAGCGTGGCTGATGTGCGAGTGTCTCCGCAGCGCTATTCCGGAATGGGATTCGGACAAGGCGCGAGCGAACGGCGAGGTCCTTCTGGATCCTCGGGACGAGCCCGCATCAGCCATACGCTACATCGAAGAATGGATGGCGGGTCGCATGCTTCGCGAAGACTTCGTTCGACACGTGGAACGATTCCAAGACCTCAGCTTCTATCTCTTTGAACTCCATGAGAAATATCCGAATGCCGAGCTTATCGCTCACGCGAGCCGCAGCGCTCTATGGGTTGCAGCTTGGGATCAGGCGTCCGACTACGAAGATGAGTATCGCGAAGAGGACAACGA is drawn from Sandaracinaceae bacterium and contains these coding sequences:
- a CDS encoding HNH endonuclease; amino-acid sequence: MGRGEHAGRVERSRFWWDRDRLAAEEGPSGALRVYVYEDPHALVPFMWVDYASRDDARDHPGEGERYYVFTDHRGCPERVEDDGGEVVWEATIHPYGECEVHVGADFHQPLRFPGHYYDDATGLHYNRFRYYSPELGRYLESDPVGIAGGLNLYGYCCDSNPLRDVDLRGLTKRCPRRRSEDGAAEEGADAERAAMEDAFRQMDLSDPDDRATARMNLEEHGIDPEGILTPARNLDPNCVAQLNDPSRRPVVTRRTDGALVATISHGPRAGETTTVIRGHDAGTTRDGVTRDDNGFVVLNSRFDTVLDDSHLGSGNAQNRGGHFEAANQNLANALRADPGLADRIGLSEAQAAHFLREPTPTDLPSDMTWHHHQDAGRMQLVSRAEHRAACPHSGGMSIWGGGYDN
- a CDS encoding SMI1/KNR4 family protein, producing MGENVNWIRYADVQPATSDEVQRAEALLGVEFPHSVSELLMKHQGMKVDPSIVTTRRGRRVSVGSLVYVSSPNESDAQLTLQAWVETMRRGGYPRLVIPIFDTGTQSHVALDYRDDPSSPTIAYVYPDGDAVETGYWRIEQVAESFDQLMDNLDYDR
- a CDS encoding RHS domain-containing protein, producing the protein MDYAERTLRVEWDREGLLRSVVWLTPEGQRQLLVYEYDRYGFLLGGKDAYGKAFAFSYDDAGYMTRKVNRRGHAFEYAYDGAGRCTRARGEHGEVALLLTYLPTKQCTLVTHEENGAQWWYRYEPTGTLLEIEDPYGGIRSFQLDERGQPVAEVDATGQVYPYVRDAAGAVLGKRDPTGHVRPLDAAPHEVAAALEYEGPEVALEWEHGRLVPLGFDVPWSGSLPPQVPAAARAALAGAEVAGVEREHRDAFDTLVRVEKSMGGEVLRRTYRYDGTGNLERYTDFDGGTWEYVFREWTACVEAHDPLGGVTRFERSGWNDLLGVVDPGGTESRYEYDLKRRLVTVQRHDKVRERYTYDAVDRLSAKLRGDGTPLVQYTHGPGALLQKRATCDGQEETFEHDARGYKTLAANAAGECRFEHTAAGRRKADLRDDEGVRVRFAGERVLGIQTLGVGVQYHYPSGDTVLVVDPTDRVHRVQRLGAGIVQRDLASGVTEVSQHDGRGHCLSKTRFRGGADRVERPWTRRFWRSGEGDLRAREDSLRGTTRYAYDAAHRLATVTHADGRQEAYTHDAAGNLRAKPGLRDAHVGGRDDGLVQLDRGNRLYRANGDRFEYDERDHVQSRSGTWGKLVYEHDALDRLRRISFAAAEAGEAYPPGHPAYGLEIHRYGAPETVWEADYDALGRRTEVRAYGRDADGARVCERSRFWWYGDRLAAEEGPTGSLRVYVYIDERALVPFMAVDYASREEATERPEDGERYYYFTDHRGCPERVEDDDGEVVWEATVHPYGECEVHVGADFHQPLRFPGHYHDATTGLHCNRFRYYSPELGRYLESDPIGIQGGLNLYGYCADGNPLRDVDLRGLSGCPDDCPPQATPEGGADSEGTGADQTATSSDVPPSRRSLDDMGEAELQEHCRARADELRAEIERQYDARTANNCTVCVAVVEPSNGGRRRVVVTTSRDDGRLPPRARGALQDGESNPPTRPALRERQGQLVEVDPDTNDTIGGYTRGNANNDYSGDTRHHGEQRALYGGAMSEGERVVAASHSNLGGCCPGCRRAMGSDADVIDPARR
- a CDS encoding transposase codes for the protein MLIDPGRHVLFEYTRNHTNDTVDSLLAGYEGHLVADAHVVYDHLYDRGDVVEVNCWAHSRRYFFKAMASDPERAGEALRMQGLLFKIERSIKDAPRKKREAIRAKHSAPVVERFFSWCDAEWERALEDTPMYAALRYARNRRRARERLLHLPDRELSHGRRRAVGIPARPLLPAPQLARAPRAGPGARALGDDPPARRCRRAPRGRSVPRRYPLTDRSAPTGHERSVKDPRRDDHANRTKEIPGKKWHLSKKFRHLHFQHSIQ